Proteins from one Tenrec ecaudatus isolate mTenEca1 chromosome 8, mTenEca1.hap1, whole genome shotgun sequence genomic window:
- the CIMIP2C gene encoding ciliary microtubule inner protein 2C, translated as MASRSAGTLLTEFNAAYVPPSLMPGYHGHIPGVAFSCGSTYGNTTLKFFQDHRNRAMEQSHTPLSQGGSFPTIFSPNPNLVLESRANIRSRSPLRMPCYTRYNLDSSRSLALKHFYQSAQQHREHIHDKTGTVPRVPYFVLPVKEWDRYPIPTDLPPLSLKDKWHLLRVAPENLKTYQTFPSGKRVSTHERQKRDCYFEFRA; from the exons ATGGCCTCTCGCAGCGCGGGCACCCTCCTGACGGAGTTCAATGCCGCCTACGTGCCCCCTAGCCTCATGCCAGG GTACCATGGCCACATTccaggtgtggccttctcctgcggCTCCACCTATGGCAACACCACGCTCAAGTTCTTCCAGGACCATCGCAACAGGGCCATGGAGCAGAGTCACACACCCCTCAGCCAAGGCGGCAGCTTCCCGACCATCTTCTCCCCAAACCCCAACCTTGTGCTGGAGAGCCGTGCCAACATCCGGAGCCGCTCGCCACTGCGCATGCCCTGCTACACCCGCTACAACCTGGACAGCAGCCGCTCCTTGGCCCTCAAGCACTTCTACCAG TCAGCGCAGCAGCATCGGGAGCACATTCACGACAAGACGGGCACAGTGCCCCGCGTCCCCTACTTCGTGCTGCCTGTGAAAGAGTGGGACCGGTACCCCATCCCCACCGACCT ACCTCCTCTGAGCCTGAAGGACAAGTGGCACCTTTTAAGGGTGGCCCCCGAGAACCTGAAGACCTACCAGACATTCCCGTCGGGCAAGAGGGTCTCCACACATGAGCGACAGAAGAGAGACTGCTACTTTGAGTTCAGAGCGTGA